aggaagcctgcttctccctcttctacttgtgttccctctctcactatgtctctctctgtcaaataaataaataaaatctttaaaaaaaaaaaaaaagaaagaaaaccccacCTAATGcagcttttttgcttttgtttcctttattttaaataactcagCACCAGGAAGAACAGTACCTGAGGAACTAATTAATCCCAATCTGTTTTGCTCTGGTGGCCAAGGGAGACTCAAAAACAGTTTAAATTTTTCAAGTGAGAatctatccttaaaaaaaataatacaggttCCCCGCTGACataaaatacagataagcaaaaagaaGGCAATTTAAATTGAGTGCACTTCCATTAACCAGAGATAACCAGTTCAcgttttgttatattttacagTAGCTTTCTTAATTCATACGTAAACTTCCAGTACCAACTGTTCCATAACTTAACAATACATTGTATCTCCTGGTCCATCCACTTACCAGCTACCTACTAAGCCACAGGACCTGCTGCAGAGAGGAGGTGGGCGCGTCAGAGAAAGCAATAAAGTGCTGAGTACATGCCCGGCATACAGCAAGTGCTTATGGGTAGAAGTTCGCACAGTATTATTGTTGTAAAATGTTTGGGTCATTAAATTGTCCTCAATTATGTCACTTTAAATAactatcttgggcgcctgggtggctcaggtggttaagcgactgccttcggctcaggtcatgaccccggggtcctgggatcgggtcccacatcgggctccctgcttagcagggagcctgcttctccctttgaccctcccccatcttgtgctctctctctctctctctcacttgctctctctcaaataaataaataaaatctttaaaaaataaataaataactacctGACTGACCCACATCCCGTTAAATGGAAGTACCGACCGCTCTTTAACTCATCTCCATCTCCTGTCATTACACACCTGCCTTCCCTCCAGCCTTCGCACAGAGCCATTTTCAGGCTTTGTGTTGATGTTTCTTGGCCATTACTGACAGTATGTTTGTGCTCTCCTCCTTCCCTAGGCCTAATTTTCTAAATCTCATTCTATTTTACCTTCTTATTCataattatttgttctttctatTGTTATTTACttagtatatttattatttgttataatTGTTAATATAAATGTCCTCAGGAACCTCTGGAAAGAGGCAGTATACAAACTCTGTGACTTTGCGGAATGGTGCCTGAGGGTTTACATAAACCTAAACTCcttgaaaagaggagagaaacacAAGGATGATCTTCTCACCCTATATCGGGCCTCTGGACGAATCATCATGGACATTCTTGCGTGCTGGCTCAACGGTCTCTTATATCCCACAGCTGAGACTGGCCGCTTCATCATCTGCTGATTCCTGGAAATGGACTGCAGTGGTTAAAGCCCTGGCTGGAGTGTGTTCCGCAGTCCCAGGATCATCCTGTGGAACCAGCTCTCAGAAGACACTGAGCCTATTTAACTAGAACCTGAACCTAGTAACTCCCTGGACTGAGGGCTGCCGTGCAAATGGGGCAGGAACtgcttatattttctgtttgagTCGCATTCTGATTCAAATGTGAACATCATACAGCTCTTAAGCTGGAAGGGATCGGAGTCATCATCCGATTCTTAGACGGCAGGCGTGAAGCACAACTGTCAATATTCCCCATCCCCACATCCTTGGCAGACCCCAGACGTAGACTGGAAATCCTCCTCAGCGCTGCATCAGACTGCCATACAATATGACCTCTATCTAGGTACTGCCCCTCCTTTGGCCTAGCATGCTTCACTTGACAGCTGAGGAAGCACAAATGCAGGAACTTGGGAAAGGTCATGAATTCACTGTGATAGTCCCCCAATTCCTACCATACCCCTTGGGCCAAGTCCAGCTTACCCACATTTTTCCCCGCCTCCCCACCTTAAAATCAATAGTGACTTACTCCAGTCTGGTTATAGGATGTAATTTCCAATGATCTTCCTCTTCATCAAAGAAGGATCTattcataattttacttttttcttccagaGGGATAAAGTTTTCTATAATAAGATGCCTGTAAGGGCACACACATGAGTGAACACAGGCGGACAAAGAAGACAGTTGGAGTACCGGCTAGCCTACACGTGGGGTCGTTAGATAAGAGTCAAGCCACTCAGCAAACACTTAGTGGGCAGGCACTGCGGGCCGACCACCAGGCAGAGAGTTGGGGTACAGACAGGAATGACACTTGGTCCCTGCCTGAGACAGAGAGGTAATGGTGTGGCCCTCTTAGATATGTCAGGTACCAACAGTGGGCTGCCCTAGGACTCTAGGGAGGTCACTTCTGCCCAAGGAGGAGCAGCTTGAGGAGAACGGACTGAAGAAAAGTGGCCATGCCTGGGCTGTACCAGAGTGAACATGTGCTAACTGAAGTGTCTCTTAGAGGACCACTGGTACTGCCAACCCAGCGCATTAACTTCCAAAATGCTGAAAACAGATTAGAAGTTAAATGGTCTTCTTCCCATGGATTGATGCCCAAGCTAGAAAACTTCCTACTCTAATCACCAGGACAAAGAGCAAGACTGAGTGGATTTCAGTCCCTTAGAGCACTGAGAATAAAGACCATTCCCGAGAAGAGTCTCAGTCTGAGAAGTGCTGGGGAACATGGCGAACAATGAAACTGGAACCCACTGGATTGTGTCTCTCCATGGTGACGACTGTCCCCTGCCACATCTCTGCATTCACGCTTTCGAAACCTCAGGACAGAACAATGCCAACAGGGTGTTAACGTGGGAAAGACACACAACAAACACCATGGACGTGTAGGGTACTGACCGTGAGAAAGAGGCTGACTCACTGTTTATTCGAAAGATATAAATAAGAGATATAACAATGAAAATGGCTTCCctagggaaaaaatatttcagagagatgaaattttctacttattttatttgaaacatttaagaaattatttttatgacatatatttgtttttatctgattttaaaagtCCTATTTACagtaagaaatgtgaaaaatagaactacatatAATTTCACTATCCAGAGatagctattattaatattttgacacattctgttttgattttttttctaggtgTACACACCTAGAAAGAGGACACATTTAATTATAAGGGCTCCTTCCAAATTTAAAACTTGGTCATTAAAAGAATCCCTCTGAAgagttctttaaagaaaaattccagctaggggtgcctggctggttcaatctgtagagcatgagactcttgatcttggggttgtgagtgcaagccccacattgggtgtagagattacttaaaagaaaaagaaaagcaaaatctcaGTGAATGTTGTAGAAGGACTGATagagaaaaacagtattttgcaacccctaatgaaataataatttcagACAAATTATTGTTGGTTGAAACCATTAACTCAGTGGTTCTTAAGCCAGGCCACACGTTAATATTACTTACAGAGTTCTGAAAAATATCTTGCCCAGACCTCATGAGAGACCATGTGTTCACAGAACCAACAGGAGCAACAACtagaatttgttagaaatgtaaattctcaggctccatcccagatGAACTGAATCAGACTCTCTGGTATGAGACCCAGCAATCTGTACTTAACATGCCCTTCAGATGATTTGGTGCCTGCTAAAGTTGAAGGACCAATAAGTCAAAATCTTTGGGGTGGGGCCTTTTTAAAACTCCTTATATGATTTcagtgtgcagccaaggttgagaactaGTGCTTCAGAACTAGCTTTCAGTTAAGCTTTCAGTTAAATTCCAGACTGTGAGATATTTCTACAGGCTGTCCTGGCTTTTCAGTAAGTCAACtgcaaaaaaaagtttttaaaaggagaaGGGATTGCTCCAGATTAAAATAAGCtgaagagaaataataaccaaatgCAATATGTGGTCTTTATATGGATATTAATATGAACAAACCcataaaatttgaatatgggTAAGGCCTGAGATAATACTAAGAAACAACATTAGTTTTGTTAGGTGGAAAGATATCATTgtgtatacaaaaatcaattgtaattCCATACACTAGCAATAAACATTccgaaaataaaattaagaaaaacaattccatatacaatagtaaaaaaacaacaacaacaacttaggtatacatttaacaaaagaagtgcaaagaCTTGTCtattgaaaaccacaaaacattcttgacagaaattaaagatctaaataaataaaaagacattccatgttcgtGGATCAAAACATTTAACTGTTAAGATGACAGTACTCTCCAAAtggatctatagattcaacacagtccctatcaaaatcccagctggctttttcacagaaattgacaagctgatcttaaaatgtatacagaaatGTAAGaaactccaaatagccaaaaacaatcttgaaaaagaacaacaaagttggaggactcatacttcctcatttcaagacttactacacAGCTATAGTagttaagacagtgtggtattggcataaagacaagcaaatagatcaatggaacaatattgagagttcagaaataaacccttccATTTATGATCAACAAGGGTGCAAagacatgggcgcctgggtggctcagttggttaagcgactgccttcggctcaggtcatgatcctggagtctcgggatcgagtcccacatcaggctccctgctcaacagggagtctgcttctccctctgaccctcctccctctcatgctctctgtctctcattgtctctctcacaaataaataaaatcttaaaaaaaaaaaaaattaaaaagacaatgagAGAAGaccctttcaacaaatggtgctgggacaactggatatccacatgcaaaagaatgcacTTGGAACCCTACTACAggctatatacaaaaatttactcaaaatgaatcatagacctaaatgtgagacctcaAACTTTAAGACTCTAAGATGAcctaagagaattgaaaacataagTCCATAataaaacttgtacacaaatgttcacagcagtattattcaGATTAgctaaaaaatagaaacaacccaaaggtctatcaactgatgaatggatacataaaatgtggtataGTCATATGATacaatattattcaaccataaaaaaagaatgaaatattgatatGTGCTACATGTATTACCCTTGAAAAcactatactaagtgaaagaagccagccaccaATGGCCACATTATTCCATTATAAATTGATATGCAATATCCAGAATAGGAAAATTTAGATCCAATACCAAAAGtttaagcaacaaaagaaaatatagataaattggactatatcagaattaaaatcttttgtgctacaaacaaaataccataaagaaagtgaaaagaaaacccacagcattagagaagatatctgcaaatcatatatctgataagagacttgtctccagaatatagaaagaactcttacaactcaataataaaaagacccAATAAactacccaattttaaaatgggcagaggatttgaacagacatttctccaaagaagatatgcaaatggtcAAAGAGCACATAAAAAGACATtccatcattagtcattagagaaatgcaaatcaaaaccacaatgagacactacttcacacccattaggatggctataataaaaaggACAGACAGTTACAAGTGTCAAcgggatgtggaaaaattggtggtggaaatgtaaaatgatacagccattctggaaaacagtttggcaattcctccAAAAGtcaaacacagagttaccataagACCtaagcaattccactcctaggtatcccggagaaatgaaaacacattcatCTAAAAACTTGTacctgaatgttcatagcagcattatccataatagccaaggactggaaacaacccaaatgtccatcaactgataaatgaataaaatgtgtggtatatccataaaatgcagtatcattcagccataaaaaagaatgaagtcctgACATGTTACAGCATGGATGATCCTTGGAAGCatcatattaagtgaaagaaaccagtcacagaGGGCCACATAttataagattccatttatatgaaatgtccagaacagacaaatttacagagacagaaagtaggctAGTAGGTACTTAGGGCTAAGGGTGGCGGGTAATAAGGAATGACTGCTAACTAGTACAGGGTTTCCTTGCGGCGGGGGCAGGGAGACACAAAAAATGTCCTAAAATCAGATTGTAGtagcagcgcctgggtggctcagtcagttaaacctctgccttcagctcaggtcatgattccagggtcctgagatcaagtcctacattgagctccttgctcagcagggagcctgcttctccttccctctgcctgccactccccctgcttgtgctcttgtgctctctctgtcaaataaataaaatctttaaaaaaataaaaaataaaaaataattaaaaaaaaaatcagattgtggtgatggttttataaccctgtaaatacatatttttaaaactgacttgtatactttatttatttatttatttattcatttagggggcagggagaggcagagggagaaagaatcttaagcaggctccatgcccaatggggagcctgacacagggctcgagctcacaaccctgagattatgacctgagccgaaagcaagagttggatgcttaaccaactgagccacccaggtgcccacagacTTGTATACTaatttaaataggtgaattgtggggcacctgggtggctcagtcgttaagcgtctgccttcggctcaggtcatgatcccagggtcctgggatcgagccccacatcgggctccctgctccacaggaagcctgcttctccctctcccactccccctgcttgtgttccctctctcgctgactcTGTCtgaaatggatgaataaaatctttaaaaaaataaaaaaaaaaataaaaataaataaataggtgaattgtatggtatgtaaattatacctcagtaaagcacGTTTTAAAACAGCATTATGATCATGTATGTAAGTATGCAGGAATGAGATAACATGACGTTAACATTACATGagatttgggtgcctgggtggctcagtcgttaagcgtctgccttcggctcaggtcatgatcccagggtcctgggatcgagccccacatcgggcttcctgctcagcgggaagcctgcttctccctctcccactccccctgcttgtgttccctctctcgctgtgtctctctctctctgtcaaataaataaataaaatatttaaaaaaaaaaacaaaaacattacatgagattttagaatatttctatgAAAGATAAATGACAAAAGGTTGTTTATCAGTGAATCTGGGTGGTGGGCATTTGGATGTTCATTATACCATTCAGAAAATTCTAGTTAATAATAGATTCCCTCTTATCAATAGAGGCTGGAGCCTTTAAAAACTTCAAGCAGGTAGGGTGGAAGGAAATTTGGAGATCATCTGGTGAAGTCATTCACCTAACAGATGGGacccagagacagaaagtgactttctcaagaataaacaaaaaacagacaaggTGGGGAGTAGGCAGGGGCCCTGTCTTTAGAGACCTGTTTCTTACTCAACAAACAACCACCTGGCAAGCGGCTGGCGGTGCCATGAAAGGTCCAGAACTTACTTGAGTTTCAGCTCCCTTGTGAGCTCGTTCTGAGTCTGTTCCAGCTCCTGACGCTCCTTGATGTGCTCTTCTTGGAGGTCATGGATCTCTGCCTTCACCGCCTGAAGCTTGGAGAAGAGCTGGAACCGAGGGGAAAGGCAGGTGAGGAGGGGAGCCCTCCAAACAACAGagttcttcccttcccccaagtCTCAAGACACCTCTGCCTGGCCTCGTTCCTTTATACCTTCTTGAGTTTTTTGGTCTTGATGTCCACCTCTTGCTGCAATGAGCTGTACGTCTCTTTAAGTTCCAAGGTCTCCTCATCTCTGTTTTCCATCTGTTGCTGGATCTCTCTTTCTCGACGTTTCTGAGCAACATCACATAATTCATCAGCTTGCCTAGAGACAATGTCTATACAAGAATACAGAGCTGGGTGCTCCAGACCAAAGTCTCCCACTAGGAAGGGGCTGAACACCTTGTTTTCATTCCCTCTGAAGAATCTAACACAAGAGATATTTGCTCTGTAGCTTTGGTGCACCTTATCCCACCCTGTTCTCAAAAGGGAATGAAAAGTTACCTGCTCTGCAATTTCCTGCCGTTTCTGCTCCAGGATTTTCTGTTGTTCATTCGTATGATCTactatattttttcctccaaCAAGCAGCTTACTCTCCATGGCCTGAGTGAGAAAAAAGTAGAATCCATCTCGTGAATGATCTCCCTCAGAACATATCTCCTCATAGGGAAGCCTGTAAAACATAATGAGCTCAGGACTGAGCCAAAGGAGTGAACTCTGGGGGAAAATAGACTGTGCACAGCAGTGTCCTTACCATCACCAGGGTGGGGCTGAGGTGGCCCCACTGGGGCTTTACCTTAGAAACACTGAAGATACAGCTGCCCCAGCCGTATAGGAATTTcagctctcttaaaaaaaatttttttttggggcacctgggtggctcagtcgttaagcgtctgccttcggctcaggtcatgatcccagggtcctgggatcaagccccgcatcgggcttcctgctccgcgggaagcctgcttctccctctcccactccccctgcttgtgttccctctcttgctgtgtctctctctgtcaaataaataaataaaatctttaaaaaaaaaaaaaaaaatttttttttttgttttgtttgtatgtaCAAAGTATTGACCCTACTTCAAACATATTGAGTACCTCCATGTGCTAGGTACTAGGAATGCAGCTGAATATGAACCACAAAGCTGAAGACTCCGCTGTGGCCCACAGACAAATAAGCAGGCTCTTACGCTACGGAGTCAGCCACCATCGtaaggaaaagacagagaaataatGGGAGAGGCATACGGGAGGGGAGGATTCAGGCTTTTGGAGGGAATCAAGGAAAGCTTCCTGTCTCGAGTGCTGAAGTAAAAATAGGAattagctaagaaaaaaaaaaaaagaaatgcagcggtgcctgggtggctcagccggttaagcgttcGACTCATGAtgtcggcgcaggtcatgatctcggggtcgtgagactgagccccgcatcaggctcagcGCTGAGTGTgcagtctacttgagattctctctctccttctccctccgcccctccccctgctcacacaagccctcccgctctctctcaaataaataaataaataaaatcttaaaagaaaaaaacatcgtGTGTGAGAGGGTAGGATAGGAAGTGGTGATACATGAAGGTGGCAAAGGAATCAGGGGTCAGTTCAAAAACATCAAAGCCCTGTTAAGGGAAACTAAAGTTGATCTGAGAACCGCAGGAATCGCACTGGCTGTTCTTTGAGCATAAGGGTACACagtcagatttgtgttttagaaacatTCTTCACCCACCACAGGAAGGATGACTGGACAAGGGCAGACCGGGCAGAAGGAGACTAGCCAGGAGGCTGTTTTGAGGATTCAGGCCTGGGCTAGGGCAGTAATGGCGGGGCAGAGCAAAGTGGATGGGTCCAAGAGATCCGATCCGATGGCACAGGATTCAGAGGCCTTGGGACTGACTGGGCggtaagggagagggaggcaTGGCTAGCAGGGATAACGCCTAGGGCTCTGGCTTGACTGcaaaaaggaaggcaggaaaaaaaagaaagaaagaaaagaaaaggaaggcaggaaCAGGTTCTGGGTGGCCATGGCCATCCCTGGAAATGTCCAGTAGGCAGAAACTATCAGGCTTGAATGTTAGGAGACAGCTCTGGGCTGGCTGTAATAGATGGGACACCTTGAGCATTTAGATGGTGGCTAAAGCCATGGGAATGATTTGCACCTGAAAAGCACAGAATCCAAAAACTCCACGACCTTGCTTTTAAGAAACTTATGAACATTAATAGTAGCCCTCTGCTGCCATCTTTCAGTGAGCCCTTAGgcccatttcctcttctctcaaAATTAAGTGGTTGGACTGGATTACTAaccacccttccccccacacacacacacactccttccaGCTGTAAAATACTTTTGTCCTATGATTTTACAGCATCCGAGATTTTGAGAGACAGAAGTAATATCATTCTCCCATAAACAAAACTTCTAAGAGATTCAGTGACCTTGAGGTAATATTGAGTCTTGCCACACCTGGCCTCTGAGAGTTGCCCAAATAACTCAGGTTGTTTAGAGAGTCTAGGTGTTCCTGGGCTTGAATAATAGATGTGATCCTAAAAACCAGCATGCACATCACACAGGGGCACACTCTGTTACACTTTAAGTGCAGGAATGTGGAGGGGTGAAGTGGCGTCTGACGTTCAGGAATCCCAGAGTAAGCCCCTCCCTGAAACAAAGTGACGTCCTAACTGTGTTGTATAGGACTCCATTTTCACCTCAGGTCTTGAAAGCTCTGGAACGGACCCCTGCCTCTGAAGTAAAACAGAACCCAGCTCTGTGAAAGGGCTACCATGAAGCCAGAGATAAAGCACAGCTTCATACAGTGGGGAAAGCGGAGGCGAGAAAGCGATGActggtcatttttaaattaataaacaaggATACATTTGAGCATCGAAATCAGTTTTCATAAATTCACTAAGAAAGAACCCAACACCTCAGAGCCGTTCTGGCTGGTGGGCAGGGATCCGATTGCCAGGGCTAGCCCTGTCCTCTCCTCCGCCAGTAAAGGCCTGTGGCAGCCCAGAGTCCAGGCACCTGATGGGATAGTACACTGGCaccagaaagaaaatacataggAGTCTCCACGCTCTAGAATGCTAGTCAGCCACTGACTCACAGGGGTTGGAGGTTGAGGGAGGGGGCTGACTACAAGGGAGCATTTGTGGGCAATGGAACTATTCTGTATCTTGTACGGTCGGGGCACTgcatattaaaaccacaatgaggggcacctgggtggctcagtcggttaagcatccgactcttgatctcagctcaggtcttgatctcagggtcatgagttcaagccctgagttgggctccacgctaaacatggagcctacttaaaaacaaacaaacaaacaaacaaaaaaatcccacaatgagataccattttatataCATCAGACATATGATAATTAAATCGGATAGTCATAAGCGCTGGTAAGGACGAGGAGCAACCAGAGTTCATATGTGCGGGTAGAAGCTTCACCTCCGAAAACAACTTGTTATTATCTAGTGAAATTGGGGCTGCACATACCCGAGGACCTAATGGCGCCAGGTAAGAAATTCTTGCTCATCCGTGTTCTCCTGGAGCCAAGTACAAAAACGTACAtagcaaaaaatggaaacaacccactATCAGGAGAATGGAATACCACTCACTTCTCAGAGCAGTAATAAAGAATGAACCACAGCTACAAGCATCAACCTAGACAAATCTCATTACATAAGATTGGGCAAGTAAAAGCAAACTGCAGCAgtgggattccatttatataaaggtACAAAATTATGTGGAACTATCTTTTTTTAGAGGTATATACGTATATgagaaaactgtaaagaaaacTCAGGAAACAATAAACACCAAATTCAAAAGAAGGGTTAGCTCTGGGGGAGGAGGACACAAAGCTTGTAAAGATATGGATTATGTTCTATTTCTCACACTGGCTGTGGGGCCCTTGGGTGTCCGTTTTATTGCTGCTTTTCATACCTTGCACATATGTAATAATTATTCTTCCTATGAGTTCAATATAAACTTGAAGAAatggtttttatttcaattcaacaaatgtttactggaCACTAGATCCCATGGggctgttgggaatgtaaaactGAAAAGGACATCATCCATCATATCATTTTTTGGATAAAATGGAAAGCACTGAGAGAACAAAGGCCCAAGGAAGGCTGTGGTACCTTGATTTTGGCGCCCAGCATCTCGGCAGCGTCCTTCTCCCGCCGCAGGTCCTccatcttcttctctttctccttcagcaACCTCATCTTCTCCTCTGCAACCAAGCTGTGGTCCTCTACAATGGCCCGCTTCTCAATCTCCAGTTTTTCTTGCTGTTCCCGCCAGTAATCATCCTTATCatccccttcctcctcaccctcttctccctcctcctcctcctcctccccgcccccaccactgccaccaccttCCCTCCGCTTCTCTCGCCTCTTCCTCCTGCCAATGGACCGTTTTTCCAGCTGGGCCTTGAGCCGAGCAATCTCTTCCTGGAATTCTCGAAGGAGGGCATCTTTAGGGTCCTCGTTGACCCTTGGCTTGTTCTTAATGTTTTTGGCACGGTTGGCATATCTCAGAGTGGTCAGAGTCTCTTCTACATTGTACGAGGCAGGTCCCACGTTGGCTACCATCACAGTTTTAGCATTGCCACCAAGAGAATCTTGGAGGAGCCTGGTCAGCTTTGAGTCCCGATATGGAATGTGAGTGCTTTTGCCATCCACCAGGGCAGAGATGACGTTACCTAAGGCTGAAAGGGACAGGTTGATCTTGGTGGCCTCCTTCAGTCTTTCTCCTTGTGCACCGGTCTTGGCTTGCCGTTCGCTGCCAGCAAGATCCACAAGGTTCAATTTCCCTACACGGATATGGTTTTCTCCATCAAGGCCCACCTCACTGCACTCAATGGTGATTACAAAAATTGCATGAGAGCGTGAGCTGTGCTCGTTCATGTTGGTAGCGCCGACAGAGCGGTTCTGGTTCCCCACATTCATCACATGCTCTATTTCCTTCACGCTCTTGGTGACAAAAGAAGACAGGTCTTTCACGTACACGCCAGTGTCAGGCCTCTCTTTGAGCTCTAGCCTTTTGGTCTGATCCTTTGAGAGCAGATCTCGGATCTCCTCCTGGTAGATCTCCAAGTAAGAAGCCCTGACCAGGTACTGTTGATTCTGGGATCGAGAGATATGGGTGAAGATGTGGTCAAATGAGTTAGGGATGACCCCTCTTTTCTCAGG
Above is a window of Halichoerus grypus chromosome 10, mHalGry1.hap1.1, whole genome shotgun sequence DNA encoding:
- the KIF3B gene encoding kinesin-like protein KIF3B — translated: MSKLKSSESVRVVVRCRPMNGKEKAASYDKVVDVDVKLGQVSVKNPRGVAHEMPKTFTFDAVYDWNAKQFELYDETFRPLVDSVLQGFNGTIFAYGQTGTGKTYTMEGVRGDPEKRGVIPNSFDHIFTHISRSQNQQYLVRASYLEIYQEEIRDLLSKDQTKRLELKERPDTGVYVKDLSSFVTKSVKEIEHVMNVGNQNRSVGATNMNEHSSRSHAIFVITIECSEVGLDGENHIRVGKLNLVDLAGSERQAKTGAQGERLKEATKINLSLSALGNVISALVDGKSTHIPYRDSKLTRLLQDSLGGNAKTVMVANVGPASYNVEETLTTLRYANRAKNIKNKPRVNEDPKDALLREFQEEIARLKAQLEKRSIGRRKRREKRREGGGSGGGGEEEEEEGEEGEEEGDDKDDYWREQQEKLEIEKRAIVEDHSLVAEEKMRLLKEKEKKMEDLRREKDAAEMLGAKIKAMESKLLVGGKNIVDHTNEQQKILEQKRQEIAEQKRREREIQQQMENRDEETLELKETYSSLQQEVDIKTKKLKKLFSKLQAVKAEIHDLQEEHIKERQELEQTQNELTRELKLKHLIIENFIPLEEKSKIMNRSFFDEEEDHWKLHPITRLENQQMMKRPVSAVGYKRPLSQHARMSMMIRPEARYRAENIVLLELDMPSRTTRDYEGPAIAPKVQAALDAALQDEDEIQVDASSFESTTNKKSKARPKSGRKSGSSSSSGTPASQLYPQSRGLVPK